The Phormidium yuhuli AB48 DNA window TTCCAGTGTCCTCGGGGTTGTTTTCCTGTTGGTGAGTGCCATTCATTTCAATGATGTACGAATGCAAAGTACAAGTCGCTTACAAGACATTCAACAACAGGCGCGTCAAGCAGAAACTGAGTTAAACATTCAGTTGGGGAGTGAAGAGTTTCAGCAGCAAGTGACTCAGCAGCGGACTCAACTGCAAACTCAACTCAGAGGCCTGTTGGATAATCCTGAGCAGGTTGACCAACTCCTGCAAAGTGAGCAAACCCCGGAACAACTGCGGCAATTACTGGAGGCCTCCCTGGAAAATCCAGAGGAGATTGACCGCTTTTTAGACGAACAGGCCTCACAACTTCCGGAACAACTCGGTGGACAAATCCGTGAGCGGGAGTTAGAACTTGAACGGCAGACACGTCTTGCCGCTTGGAAATCAGCCTTCCGAATTGGCACTAGCAGTTTGCTACTGGCGATCGGCTACATCTTAATTGGCTGGACGGGTCTTAAAGGTATGATGCGTCCTCGTCGAGCCCCCCGCCAAGCTCCTTCCGCGAACTAGCGTTTTGTAAGCTCATGTTGGGGTGAATCGGCTGAGCCCCCTGACGGTGTTCACCCTGAGAGCGATCGCCACGTCTCAGTTTAGAACACCGTTTCGCTGTCTTTTCACACTTGTTTTTTGTCCCCGAGTCTATGTTTTCCATCTACATCCTGACCTACAACGAAGAAATTGATATCGCTGAGTGTATTGAGTCCGCTCAAGGGTCGGACGATATTATCGTCGTCGATTCGTTGAGTCGCGATCGCACCGTTGAAATTGCCCGAAGCTATGGGGTTCGTGTTGAGCAACACGCATTTGAAAGTCACGGGAAACAGCGAACTTGGATGTTGCAGTCCATCCCAACTCAATATGAATGGGTTTACATCCTCGAAGCCGATGAGCGGATGACCCCTGAACTGTTTGCCGAATGTTTGGCAGCGACACAACAGGAAGAGTTCATTGGCTACTACGTGGCGGAACGAGTCATGTTTATGGAGCGTTGGATCCGCCGCAGTACCCAATACCCCCGGTATCAACTGCGCCTATTTCGCAAAGATAAGGTCTGGTTCGACGACTACGGACATACGGAACGAGAAGTCTGTGACGGCCAAACCTCGTTCTTACAGGAAACCTATCCCCACTACACCTGTGGCAAAGGGTTAAACCGTTGGATTGAAAAGCATAACCGCTATTCAACCGATGAAGCTAAAGAAACCCTGCGCCAACTCTCCTATGGAACCGTTCAATGGCGTCATCTCCTCTTCGGTGCAACTGAAGTGGAACGGCGACGGGCCCTGAAGGATCTGTCTCTGCGGCTTCCGTGTCGTCCCCTGATTCGCTTTCTCTATATGTATGTCGTGCTGCGAGGCTTCCTAGATGGACAAGCTGGCTTCGCCTGGTGTACCTTGCAAGCCTTCTATGAGTATTTAATTTTGTTGAAAGTTCGTGAGTTGAAACAACAAGGCTATGTTCCCCCTGCCCCCAGCCAGACGGAGTCCCCTCAGTCCCACACTTCCGATAAGGAGTCCTCAGCCCTAAAAACACCGTTTTAGGCGATCGCCCCCTTAGCCGCGATCCGATGGATGTTACCCTTGAAACAGGGAGATCTGTGATCCCCAACATCTAATCGCGATCATCGCGATACCAGTAGCCGTTCCTGCCCTCCCTTTGCAACAATTCTTCACATCTTCTAAGATAAAGACATCACCGGGAAGGGTGACTCATGTCCCGAACTCGGGCTTATGCCCTTAGAAGGGGTCAGGTCGGTCAATTCAGTTATCGCTCTTTTGGATGAGAGTAAGGTATCCGTGCTGCAACGTTTACGGCAAGATTTAAAAAACGATTTAATCGCGGGATTGCTGGTCATCATTCCGTTGGCCACAACCATTTGGATTTCTCTAGTCATTGCCAATTGGACGATTGACTTTTTGACCAGTATTCCCAAGCAAATCAACCCTTTTGATGGTCTTGACCCAATTTTGGTCAATTTCTTAAATCTCCTAGTTGGGTTAACTGTGCCTCTACTGGGAATTCTTTTAATTGGTTTGATGGCCCGGAACATTGTCGGGCGCTGGCTGCTAGATTTTGGAGAAAATTTAGTTCAAGCAATTCCCTTAGCGGGTTCTGTTTATAAGACGTTAAAACAGCTCTTACAGACACTTCTACAAGACTCAAACAGTAAATTTCGCCGCGTTGTTTTGATTGAATATCCCCGTCAAGGGGTCTGGACTCTGGGATTTGTCACCGGGAGTGTCAGTCATCAGATTAAGGCTCATATGACCGAGTCGATGTTGAGTGTTTTCATCCCTACCACACCCAACCCGACCTCAGGATGGTACGCTATTATTCCGGAACAAGAAGCCATTAACGTCAATTTGTCGATTGAGGATGCTTTCAAAATCCTAATTTCCGGTGGTATTGTGTCCCCCAGTCCTCCCAAAGAATTAGCCGAATCCCAACGCCCCACCCTAGAACAACTCCTCTCCCGCCGCAAAAACAAGACCGAAATGGACTCTCCCCTCCCCGTGGTTGAAGAGGACGCAGAAACGGTAGAAGGATAAGAGGGGAACCCACCCCAACCCCTCCCAGGAGGGGAACCCACCCCAACCCCTCCCAGGAGGGGAACCCACCCCAACCCCTCCCAGGAGGGGAACCCACCCCAACCCCTCCCAGGAGGGGAAGAACTGCCTTCCCCCTACTGCCTACTGCCTACTGCCTACTGCCTTCTTCCCCCCTTTTGTCTTCCTCCCCCCGTTCCCTAGTCCCAAGCGATTATGCAAGCTCGTAGCATCTCCCGTGAATTGGCCTTACTGAGCCTAAGCCAACTTCCCAAACGCTCCAGTAAACTAAGTCAACAACAACTTGGTGACTTCATTGTGGCAGCCGTTCGTGCCATGACCTTGGAGGTTCATGAATCCCTCGAAACCGCTGCCGCAGAACTCAAGCGGGGGTACGATCGCCTCATGGAGCAAGAGTTACGGGACAGTGATATCACAAGCTCCAAAGCCAGTTTGACGGAAGCGATGGAGTTAACCCGTCATGCCATCGATCGCTTGGGGATGGCGATCGAATTGCCGGAGTTTGTCCAACTAGCTAACCAGGCACAAGTGCAGGAGTATGCCTTAGAACTGTTGTTGCAAGTCACACAGCATCGTCAGGAAATTGACCAATTTCTCGATCGCACCATTGTCGACTGGCAACTCCAACGCCTCCCCTATGTCGAACAGAACATTTTGCGCTTAGCTACCGCCGAACTCTGCTACATGGGAATCCCCGATCAAATTGCCATTAACGAGGCGATAGAACTGACAAAACGCTACAGTAGTGAGAAGTCCCATCGCTTTGTTAATGGGGTCTTGCGTCGCCTTGTGGAACTGCGCGATCGCCCTGAAGACTCCTCAGCTGAGAGCGCAGCCGATGCGATCGCCTCAGACAAGCCGTTCAATTTATAGTCCAAGATTTCAACTCGTCTAGTTTCAACACGCGCATTATGGTTTTTAACTGGTTCCGTCGTAAATTCGATCGCAGCGGCAGTCAAGAGGAAGAGGAGCAAACCTCTGCTAATCAGGACGCCGCCACGGTTGAGGACGAGGAGACGGCAGAGGAAGAAGCCACCGAATCGGACAGCTCACCAGAGGCCTCTCCCCAAGAAGACTATCTGGCTTGGGCCAAAGCTGCCTATCAAAATATCCAACAGCAACAAGGGACAACCATCACCACAGATGCACCCGAGCTGGAATCTCAGGTGCAACCCGAACCCGAGCCTGTCGCAGAAACTCCCGTTGAGCCCGAACCCGAGCCGGAGCCAGTAACGGAAACTCCCGTTGAGCCCGAACCCGAACCGGAGCCGGAGCCAGTAGCGGAAACTCCCGTTGAGCCCGAACCCGAACCCAAACCTGAACCGGTAGCGGAAACTCCCGTTGAACCGGAGCCGGAACCGCAACCGGAACCTGTCGCAGAAACTCCCGTTGAGCCAGAACCGGAGCCGGAACCCGAGCCGGAACCTCAAACCGAGACGGTTCCAGCTTGGATGAAAGCTAGTGAAGAGCGTCAAGAACGACTAGAGCGATTAAAAGCCGAAGCGGTCGAAACTCCCGTTGAGCCAGAACCCGAACCGGAACCTGAGCCAGCCCTTAGTTTTGACGAGAATTTCGTCTGGTCAGCTGAAGTATTAGCCGCTCAGGGCCGCAAACCTGAGGATATCTCCATTGAAGAGATCACCTGGCTCAAGAAACTACGTCAGGGCCTCGGAAAAACCCGTCTGGGACTCATTAACCAGTTAAAAGCCATTGTCGGTCAGGGTCCATTAAACAAAGACGCCGTTTTTGAAATTGAAGCCTTATTGCTGCAAGCCGATGTGGGTATTGAGGCAACAGATTTTGTCATCGAAACCCTACAACAAAAACTGCGAGATGAGACCCTTCCTCCCGAGGAGGCGATCGCCTATCTCAAGCAAATCCTGCGCGACTTACTCGATAAACCCTACGAGAACGGTTACAAACCCGATTTCATCCCCGAGAAGGATCAGTTCAATATCTGGCTGATGACCGGGGTGAATGGAGCCGGTAAAACCACCACCATCGGCAAACTGGCCCATCTCGCGCAAAAATCCGACTATCGCTGTCTGATTGCAGCAGCAGACACCTTCCGGGCCGCCGCCGTGGAGCAGGTGAAAATCTGGGGACAACGCAGTAATACAGATGTGATTGCCAATCCCGGCAAAAATACCGACCCAGCGGCCGTGGTGTTTGATGCGATCACCGCTGCAACAGCGCGTAATACAGAACTCCTCCTAGTGGATACCGCCGGCCGGTTACAGAATAAGAAGAACTTGATGGAGGAATTAAGCAAAATCCGTCGCATCATCGATAAAAAAGCCCCAAATGCCCAAATTGAGTCTCTCTTAGTCCTGGATGCCACCTTAGGACAAAATGGCCTCCGTCAAGCGGAGGTGTTCGCAGAAGCCGCTCAACTCAGTGGTGTGGTCTTGACAAAACTCGATGGAAGTGCTAAGGGCGGCGTCGCTCTGGCAGTCGTCAAACAGTTAGGTCTCCCCATCCGCTTTATCGGGGCTGGAGAAGGAATTGAAGATTTGCGCCCCTTCTCTAGCTATGAGTTTGTCGAGGCATTATTGAATGGTTGAGCCTATTGTCTATTGCCTTCTTTCCCCTATCACCTCTTGCCAAACTCTAGGATGAAGCTGGCCTAGAGCATGATCGCTGTCGACCTCAATCAGCTCAACCCAGGAGCGAGTTTTGGCATAGTCGCGGCTGGACTGGATGGGGATAACTTCATCCTGACGGCCGTGGATGATGGTGGTGGGGACGGGACGGGTGAGACGGTGTGGCAGCCAGGTTCGTGCATCCTCGACGAAGTGATACCTTAGGGGGAGCGATCGCCCCTGGCCATAATGGTAAATCAGGCGATCGCCCAACCGTCGCCACTCCTCCAACTCCCCCGCCGTGAGCCAACAATCAGGAAATCCGAAGGCGGGAGCTAGCAAGACCAATCGTTCCACCATTAAGCTCTCTTGAGCCACCCAGGCCGCCGTTAGGCCGCCCAAACTAGAGCCAATGAGGACAACCCTCTCCTCCTGAGCAATCCGGGCTGAAACCTGGCGAATTTGGCGGCTGACAGTGAGATGGGAAAAACCACCGTCATTGAAATCGATCCGATGCAACGTTTGTCCCCGTTCCTGGAGGAAAGCCCCCAGCAGTTGGGCTTTGCGAGACTTGGGACCGGAGGCCAAGCCATGGAGATAAAACCATTGGAGCATCAATTACACCTGAGGCTAGGGAAATCGTTGCTGTGCAATTCCAGCTTAGGACTTAACTTCATCGAAATATTTTTGTTAGAATTGTCCCACAACGGGGTCAGCTTTCTAGGCCTCCGTCCCGCGTCAGTTCTACCCACGCTGAGGTCCTAAGTTCGCCATTTAACTCGACTTAGCCCCACCTTCCCATAAAAGACCATTTGAGGGTTTTGACATTGGTGTATCCCCCCAAAGGCGAGAAAATTGAACTTGACCGCGAGTATCCCTGTCCCTGTCGCCGTCCGGGTCATTTGAAACCCATCACCCTGACTGAGGCCTTGGGGTGCGATCGCTGTCAGCAGATTTTTGTGGTAAATGAGAGTGGAACCTCCATTGAACAACTCTCAACTCATTATCCCTACAAACAGGCGTGGCGTTGGACGGGAACCCACTGGAAACGAGCCAGGTCGGGGATGAAAGAGATTTACTTCCCCCTCGCTGTTGGTGTGGTCCTGGTCTTGGCCATCGTTTGGCTTCCCATTGCTTTACAACTGTCCGTTGGGACAAGTACCGTCCCCTGGATTATTTTAGTGGTACTCTTAGCAATCAATACTCCGGACAGATTTAGGATGCAAGAGCACCGTAGGATAGGAGTTCCGAGTAGTTGGGATGGGATTTAATTAAAGTCGGGTCTAAGTCAAAGCTGTCGATAAATAGGTCAAAAAGATGCTCATTGAGAGCCAAGCGTTTGAGAGAGGCGATGGAAAAACTCAAAGGTTCAGCACGAGTGTGGGTCGATTGTAAGGTGGCTTTGGCTAAATTGAGAGCCAGGAGACTGGCATTAACATGAGAGTCGAGGGCTTCAGCGGAGCGGGCCTCACAATCAGAGAAGCCCAGAAACTGACGAGCATCGCGAAAAATAAACTCAATTTGGAAACGAGCGGTGTAACAACGATAGAGATGGAGGGGGTCAAGGGTGACATCGGTGGAAAACAAGACCACGTAACTGCGTCGTCCATTCTGCTCTTTGAGCAAATAAGCCAAACGAACCGGTCGTCGAAAGTTAACTGACCAGACCACGGCTGTGTATAGAGAAACTCCTTCGTCTAAAGTGGCAACGAAAGTCAAACGACTCGGGTCAGTCAAATCAACCTTACCGTCATAGCGACGGGGGCGACCTCGTCCCCGATGAGGGCCGTCATAAAGAAACTTAAGATTAGCATCGCTGCGCAAGCGACCGATGGCCTCGAAGCCTAAGCCCACCACCCCATTGACCCACTTGGACTTGCTGTAAAAGCCATCCGCGACGACATAACGAATCCAGTCCGGGAAAAAGATGGTGCAGTAAGCCAGATGCCCGAGGTAGAAATCCAAGCGGCTCCTCGAAGCCACTTGGTCTTCGGTCGGGGTCTTCTCGGTTCTCAAGTCGGCTTCCGTTTGTTGGGCTGACAAGGTATAGCCCGTCTTCTGCTGCAAGTCAACAATAGCTACAACAGACCATTCGAGTCCTTTTTCGGCTCGTTGAGCTTTGCTGTTGTAAAACCAATCCAAGCCATGGGTGTGACGACCACTTTTCTCGTTGAAGGTGCAATCGACTACTACTATCTGTTCGCTGTCCTCGGGTCGTAGCTGTTCGATTAAGCGGCGGTTGAGACGTTCGAGTCCTAGACCCGCCTCGAAGTGTCGCCGATAAGTCCGCTCGTTTATCTGGCTGTAGCGGCTGAGATTCGTATAGTTGACTCGACCACAGACGACAAAGAGAGTGGTCATCAGGGTCATCAAAAATTTCTGCTGGGGTTTGCTAAATGTTTCCACCAGACCCGCTACAATGCTCTTGAGGCTATCCATCTGTGCAGCTTTGTTAGATTTACCACCTGCACTTTAGACGATGGATAGCTTTTCTCCAACTCGGCGAACCCACACCGCCGCTCTCTGGCGTCTCTGCCAACGACCTCCGCTCCCCCCCTCGGTAACTCGCTTTCTTTTCCCAACTCGACTTGTTGCACGAGACGGCACCTCCCCGGAATCCTTTGCCAGATACCGGTGACAGGCGTTTGTCTTACTGACTCAACTCAATAACGCCCAAAAAACTGTCCGGAGTATTGAGCAATGTTGCCCGCAGTATTAGTTTGGTTGGCATACCGACGTTAGCGTCATGGCGAATGACTCCTTTGAGATTGAGACGAGCGATAATCCTTTAGCGGCAGTCCGTCGCGCCCATCAAGCATCGCTGGAGTTAGCACAAACTCTCAGTAGCGAGCGATCGCAAGCCTTGCGGCGAATGGCTGAAGCCCTGAGCGATTACAGCAGTGATATCCTAGAAGCCAATACCCTCGACTTAGAAGCGAGTCGAGATATGGCGGTACCCGATTTGCTCCTCGATTGGCTCAAACTCACCCCAGAGCGTGTTCAGGGAGCGGTGAACATTCTCAAGTGTCTCAGCGACCTCCCCGACCCCATCCGACGGGTCATCAACGCTCCCTTTCAAGTTGAAGAAGCTCAAACCTACTGTCAGTTGATGCCCCTAGGGGCGATCGCCCTGGTTTACGAGGCCTTCCCCGAATTGGGGGCGATCGCCGCTGGAATGTGCCTTAAAACGGGTAATAGCCTAGTCCTCAAGGGCAGCACCGAGGCCAGTCACTCCAATATTGCCATCGCCAATGTCTTACAGGAGGCATTAGCCGATAGTCAGCTTCCTGACCATTGCTTAGAACTGCTACCCTCCGATACGGGAACCTCAGTCCGAGAACTGGTGAATCAAGACCGCTATCTCAGTCTGATTATCCCCCATGGTCGTGAGAGCCTGGTTCAACCCATTATTGAAAAGGCTACCGTTCCTGTCCTGCGCTCTGCCATTGGCAACTGCTATCTTTACTGGTCTCCCAGTGGCAGTCTCGACCTAGTTCGCTCCATAATCAACGATAGTCATCAAAGCGATCCTGATCCCGTCAATGCGATCGAAAAAGTCCTAATTCACCCCGAACAAAGACCCTCATCCCTCCTTAGTCTCTGGAATGGACTGCGGGATAAAGGGTTTACCATTCGTGGTGATGAAGCCCTCATCGAAGAATTTCCCGATCTAGAACTCGAACTAGCCCAACCCGAGGAATGGCGACAGGCCTACCTCACCAAGACCATTGCCTTCAAGAAAGTTGAGAGTCTCCAGGAGGGAATGCTTTGGATTAACCAACACAGTAGTGGTCATGCCGATTGTCTGGTCACCGAGTCCTATCACGAAAGTTGCCAGTTCTCCCTCGGGGTGAAAAGCGCCTCCGTCTATATCAACGTCTCTCCGCGATTTGCACGACTCCCGAAACCTAACCACACGGTGTATTTAGGAATGTCAAATCGCGGTGGCTATTATCGGGGCTTCATCAACCTCGAAGCCTTAACCCGGATTAAACACGTCATTCAGGGCCATGATTAGTTCGCCAATCAACCCTGAGGTTGCTCTAGCGTATTGCGGCGTTTCACCAGTCCCATCGCTCCAACAGCCAACAGACCTAGGATCATAGTCGGTTCAGGGATTTCTCGGCGCAGTGGGGGGGTTGAGGGATCATCTGGAGTAGAGCCGGAAGGAGGTAGAGTCCCTGTAAACTCATAGTTATGGAACTCCCCAGACCAAACATCGAGACGGGCGGAGTTGGCAATCACCTGTCCTTCGATGTTCCCATTGCGTAAACTAATATCAGCATTGGGGGCTAAAACTGTTCCTCGCCAGGAAAAAGAAAAATCAATCGTAGTCGCATTGGCAAAGTTCCAAATTACATTTTGCCATTTGGATGAATCCGCATTAGCTTCTTCATGAAATAAAGAGCCAAACCAATTTGGGGCGAATGTTTCATCTGTCACATTGATTACGACTAAATCAGAGCTGGAAGGAGCATCTAAAAAGATTTCCCGAGCTTCTGATAGGCTGACATTAAAAACATTGGTACCCGTATTGTTTCCCGTAAAACGAAGTTGTTTGGAATGGGGATTAAGGCTGGTGGTTCCCGTTGTCTCTAAATTGAACAGCGTCTGAGACAAGTTCTGGTAGTGATTTCGTGCCGCCTCAAAGTCGATTAGGTCATCTGACGTGACCTGACAACCTTGACAGTTATTGAAATATACATCTCCAGTAACCGTACCCCCAACATTGGCATTACCGCCAAAGATGCCACTATTCTGAATTGTCAAATCCCCTCCCACGACAAAGTGGGTGTCACTCCCGTTAGAGGATGGCAAACGATCGGCAATGCCGACACTTGTTAACGAGGCGTTACCCCCAACGGCTGCCCGCCCTTCAACATCTCCCCCTCGTTGATAGAGATTCTCAAATAGAAACAGATTGTAGTCGGAAGCCGCGCCCGTCAGACCAAATCCCATTGCAGCACCCGGCTGTCCTAGAATTAGTCCACCCACAAGAGCTAAAGTCCCAGAACGGATAAGAAACGGCGAGGTTCGCATTGGCTATAACTCCTTAGACTGTTTTGACGATGACCATTACCGAGTTCACTCTAACGCATTTAGTTGCTGATTATGAACGCTATCCGTGAAGTTTCTGCCTCAATTGTTTAAAGTTTTCATGAAGACCAAACCAAACCTGGGTTTAACCCTGAAGGCCTGAATCATCTGAGGACTCCAGAGAGACAACGACGAAATTGCTTGGGATTCCCCGAGAGGTTACGGTAAAATCTACGGGCAGGAGTCAACGCAGGTTTCCGGAGGCTGGAACCATGGTATCCCCTCGTCGCTCGCGGTTACGACGCTATCTCATTGGTGAATTTTCCCTCAAACGCATGATTGCTTCTGTTCTGTTTATCTACTTTTGCATCTGTCTCTATGCCTACTTTGGCAGTGAGCGGTCGATTTTTCTCCCACCTCCCCCTAGCTACAGTGACAGCGAAGCCATCATTAAACTGCCCGTCGATGAAAATACTGAGATTTCAGCGGTCCATTTGCCCAACG harbors:
- the hpsJ-B gene encoding hormogonium polysaccharide biosynthesis protein HpsJ; the protein is MKTSNPRKPSSLAARSLKVVGILLILSSFLDILIIPAPYQPLDLPWRLQFASTVVDRGVIPMIGIALAFAGYWMDTAGAATALPRKKWQDLRFWGLILSSVLGVVFLLVSAIHFNDVRMQSTSRLQDIQQQARQAETELNIQLGSEEFQQQVTQQRTQLQTQLRGLLDNPEQVDQLLQSEQTPEQLRQLLEASLENPEEIDRFLDEQASQLPEQLGGQIRERELELERQTRLAAWKSAFRIGTSSLLLAIGYILIGWTGLKGMMRPRRAPRQAPSAN
- a CDS encoding glycosyltransferase family 2 protein; its protein translation is MFSIYILTYNEEIDIAECIESAQGSDDIIVVDSLSRDRTVEIARSYGVRVEQHAFESHGKQRTWMLQSIPTQYEWVYILEADERMTPELFAECLAATQQEEFIGYYVAERVMFMERWIRRSTQYPRYQLRLFRKDKVWFDDYGHTEREVCDGQTSFLQETYPHYTCGKGLNRWIEKHNRYSTDEAKETLRQLSYGTVQWRHLLFGATEVERRRALKDLSLRLPCRPLIRFLYMYVVLRGFLDGQAGFAWCTLQAFYEYLILLKVRELKQQGYVPPAPSQTESPQSHTSDKESSALKTPF
- a CDS encoding DUF502 domain-containing protein, which produces MLQRLRQDLKNDLIAGLLVIIPLATTIWISLVIANWTIDFLTSIPKQINPFDGLDPILVNFLNLLVGLTVPLLGILLIGLMARNIVGRWLLDFGENLVQAIPLAGSVYKTLKQLLQTLLQDSNSKFRRVVLIEYPRQGVWTLGFVTGSVSHQIKAHMTESMLSVFIPTTPNPTSGWYAIIPEQEAINVNLSIEDAFKILISGGIVSPSPPKELAESQRPTLEQLLSRRKNKTEMDSPLPVVEEDAETVEG
- the nusB gene encoding transcription antitermination factor NusB, with the translated sequence MQARSISRELALLSLSQLPKRSSKLSQQQLGDFIVAAVRAMTLEVHESLETAAAELKRGYDRLMEQELRDSDITSSKASLTEAMELTRHAIDRLGMAIELPEFVQLANQAQVQEYALELLLQVTQHRQEIDQFLDRTIVDWQLQRLPYVEQNILRLATAELCYMGIPDQIAINEAIELTKRYSSEKSHRFVNGVLRRLVELRDRPEDSSAESAADAIASDKPFNL
- the ftsY gene encoding signal recognition particle-docking protein FtsY; translated protein: MVFNWFRRKFDRSGSQEEEEQTSANQDAATVEDEETAEEEATESDSSPEASPQEDYLAWAKAAYQNIQQQQGTTITTDAPELESQVQPEPEPVAETPVEPEPEPEPVTETPVEPEPEPEPEPVAETPVEPEPEPKPEPVAETPVEPEPEPQPEPVAETPVEPEPEPEPEPEPQTETVPAWMKASEERQERLERLKAEAVETPVEPEPEPEPEPALSFDENFVWSAEVLAAQGRKPEDISIEEITWLKKLRQGLGKTRLGLINQLKAIVGQGPLNKDAVFEIEALLLQADVGIEATDFVIETLQQKLRDETLPPEEAIAYLKQILRDLLDKPYENGYKPDFIPEKDQFNIWLMTGVNGAGKTTTIGKLAHLAQKSDYRCLIAAADTFRAAAVEQVKIWGQRSNTDVIANPGKNTDPAAVVFDAITAATARNTELLLVDTAGRLQNKKNLMEELSKIRRIIDKKAPNAQIESLLVLDATLGQNGLRQAEVFAEAAQLSGVVLTKLDGSAKGGVALAVVKQLGLPIRFIGAGEGIEDLRPFSSYEFVEALLNG
- a CDS encoding YqiA/YcfP family alpha/beta fold hydrolase, which translates into the protein MLQWFYLHGLASGPKSRKAQLLGAFLQERGQTLHRIDFNDGGFSHLTVSRQIRQVSARIAQEERVVLIGSSLGGLTAAWVAQESLMVERLVLLAPAFGFPDCWLTAGELEEWRRLGDRLIYHYGQGRSLPLRYHFVEDARTWLPHRLTRPVPTTIIHGRQDEVIPIQSSRDYAKTRSWVELIEVDSDHALGQLHPRVWQEVIGERRQ
- a CDS encoding transposase; this translates as MDSLKSIVAGLVETFSKPQQKFLMTLMTTLFVVCGRVNYTNLSRYSQINERTYRRHFEAGLGLERLNRRLIEQLRPEDSEQIVVVDCTFNEKSGRHTHGLDWFYNSKAQRAEKGLEWSVVAIVDLQQKTGYTLSAQQTEADLRTEKTPTEDQVASRSRLDFYLGHLAYCTIFFPDWIRYVVADGFYSKSKWVNGVVGLGFEAIGRLRSDANLKFLYDGPHRGRGRPRRYDGKVDLTDPSRLTFVATLDEGVSLYTAVVWSVNFRRPVRLAYLLKEQNGRRSYVVLFSTDVTLDPLHLYRCYTARFQIEFIFRDARQFLGFSDCEARSAEALDSHVNASLLALNLAKATLQSTHTRAEPLSFSIASLKRLALNEHLFDLFIDSFDLDPTLIKSHPNYSELLSYGALAS
- a CDS encoding glutamate-5-semialdehyde dehydrogenase, producing the protein MANDSFEIETSDNPLAAVRRAHQASLELAQTLSSERSQALRRMAEALSDYSSDILEANTLDLEASRDMAVPDLLLDWLKLTPERVQGAVNILKCLSDLPDPIRRVINAPFQVEEAQTYCQLMPLGAIALVYEAFPELGAIAAGMCLKTGNSLVLKGSTEASHSNIAIANVLQEALADSQLPDHCLELLPSDTGTSVRELVNQDRYLSLIIPHGRESLVQPIIEKATVPVLRSAIGNCYLYWSPSGSLDLVRSIINDSHQSDPDPVNAIEKVLIHPEQRPSSLLSLWNGLRDKGFTIRGDEALIEEFPDLELELAQPEEWRQAYLTKTIAFKKVESLQEGMLWINQHSSGHADCLVTESYHESCQFSLGVKSASVYINVSPRFARLPKPNHTVYLGMSNRGGYYRGFINLEALTRIKHVIQGHD
- a CDS encoding collagen-binding domain-containing protein, with the translated sequence MRTSPFLIRSGTLALVGGLILGQPGAAMGFGLTGAASDYNLFLFENLYQRGGDVEGRAAVGGNASLTSVGIADRLPSSNGSDTHFVVGGDLTIQNSGIFGGNANVGGTVTGDVYFNNCQGCQVTSDDLIDFEAARNHYQNLSQTLFNLETTGTTSLNPHSKQLRFTGNNTGTNVFNVSLSEAREIFLDAPSSSDLVVINVTDETFAPNWFGSLFHEEANADSSKWQNVIWNFANATTIDFSFSWRGTVLAPNADISLRNGNIEGQVIANSARLDVWSGEFHNYEFTGTLPPSGSTPDDPSTPPLRREIPEPTMILGLLAVGAMGLVKRRNTLEQPQG